Proteins encoded by one window of Xanthomonas sp. DAR 80977:
- a CDS encoding uroporphyrinogen-III synthase → MSAHATAAAAAWTLISLRPQGEHAPLRRAAARVGARLLAVSPWRLQACADDATRAALALALAAPRVVFSSPAAVRAAAALQPLAAAPGQCWLAVGAGTARALRRHGIAQVAVPARMDSDGLLALPQLAAIDGAVGLVTAPGGRGLIAAQLQARGTPLQRADVYCRVPLRLTAARIAQLRGAAPGVLALSSGEALRLVLAQLPDDLAAAWRARPLVAASARLAAQAAELGFADIARAAGPLPRQLATAAAAIVTRSPPR, encoded by the coding sequence ATGAGCGCACATGCAACCGCGGCCGCCGCGGCCTGGACCCTGATCTCGCTGCGCCCGCAAGGCGAGCACGCGCCGCTGCGGCGCGCGGCGGCGCGGGTCGGCGCGCGGCTGCTGGCGGTGTCGCCCTGGCGCCTGCAGGCCTGCGCCGACGACGCCACGCGCGCCGCGCTGGCGCTGGCGCTGGCCGCGCCGCGGGTGGTCTTCAGCAGCCCGGCGGCGGTGCGCGCGGCCGCGGCGCTGCAGCCGCTGGCGGCCGCGCCCGGGCAATGCTGGCTGGCGGTGGGCGCCGGCACCGCGCGCGCGCTGCGCCGCCATGGCATCGCGCAGGTCGCGGTGCCGGCCCGGATGGACAGCGACGGCCTGCTCGCGCTGCCGCAGCTGGCCGCCATCGACGGCGCCGTCGGCCTGGTCACCGCGCCGGGCGGGCGCGGCCTGATCGCCGCGCAGCTGCAGGCGCGCGGCACGCCGCTGCAGCGCGCCGACGTCTACTGCCGGGTGCCGTTGCGCTTGACCGCGGCGCGCATCGCGCAGCTGCGCGGCGCCGCCCCGGGCGTGCTGGCGCTGAGCAGCGGCGAAGCGCTGCGGCTGGTGCTGGCGCAGCTGCCCGACGATCTGGCCGCGGCATGGCGGGCGCGGCCGCTGGTCGCGGCCAGCGCGCGGCTGGCCGCGCAGGCGGCCGAACTCGGCTTCGCCGACATCGCCCGCGCCGCCGGGCCATTGCCGCGGCAACTGGCCACGGCCGCCGCCGCGATCGTGACGCGCTCGCCACCTCGCTGA
- a CDS encoding YiiD C-terminal domain-containing protein encodes MAADLPFDAFLQQLQRQFEAMPPVAALQVALHGYAEQRLHLAAPLAANLNDKGNAFGGSLGSVMTLAGWALVNCELHRAGLQADVYVADTQVRYLAPLYADLHAQASADAEADWDTFVQTFRQRGRARIGIRAQVGPAAGAAAATLSGRFVAIAKG; translated from the coding sequence ATGGCAGCGGATCTTCCTTTCGATGCGTTCCTGCAGCAGTTGCAGCGGCAGTTCGAGGCGATGCCGCCGGTGGCGGCGCTGCAGGTCGCGCTGCACGGCTACGCCGAGCAGCGCCTGCACCTGGCCGCGCCGCTGGCGGCCAACCTCAACGACAAGGGCAATGCCTTCGGCGGCAGCCTCGGCTCGGTGATGACCCTGGCCGGCTGGGCGCTGGTCAATTGCGAACTGCACCGCGCCGGCTTGCAGGCCGACGTCTACGTCGCCGATACCCAGGTGCGCTACCTGGCGCCGCTGTACGCCGACCTGCACGCGCAGGCCAGCGCCGATGCGGAGGCCGACTGGGACACGTTCGTGCAGACCTTCCGCCAGCGCGGCCGTGCCCGGATCGGCATCCGCGCGCAGGTCGGGCCGGCCGCCGGCGCCGCGGCGGCGACGCTGAGCGGGCGCTTCGTCGCCATCGCGAAAGGGTAG
- a CDS encoding rhodanese-like domain-containing protein produces the protein MNFEELLAFAGRNPMLALALVGLTIALIVTEIARLFRGFKTLRPAELTLLINAGNAVLVDLSAAADFEKGHIAGSRNATPSQFGPEHKLVANAKASPVVLVCRTGNTADAAAKQLKKAGFEQVYVLDGGIAAWQQADLPLVKGR, from the coding sequence GTGAACTTCGAAGAACTGCTGGCCTTCGCCGGCCGCAACCCGATGCTGGCCCTGGCCCTGGTCGGCCTGACCATCGCCCTGATCGTCACCGAAATCGCGCGCCTGTTCCGCGGCTTCAAGACCCTGCGCCCGGCCGAACTGACCCTGCTGATCAATGCCGGCAACGCGGTGCTGGTCGACCTGTCGGCCGCGGCCGATTTCGAGAAGGGCCACATCGCCGGCAGCCGCAACGCCACGCCGAGCCAGTTCGGCCCGGAGCACAAGCTGGTGGCCAACGCCAAGGCCTCGCCTGTGGTGTTGGTGTGCCGCACCGGCAACACCGCCGATGCCGCCGCCAAGCAGCTGAAGAAGGCCGGCTTCGAGCAGGTGTACGTGCTCGACGGCGGCATCGCCGCCTGGCAGCAGGCCGACCTGCCGCTGGTCAAGGGCCGCTGA
- the secB gene encoding protein-export chaperone SecB has protein sequence MSDVTNNGATAPAEAAAGPAFTIEKIYVKDVSFESPNAPAVFNDNVQPELQLNLNQRVQRLNEQAFEVVLAVTLTCTAAGKTAYVAEVQQAGVFGLVGLDPQAVDVLLGTQCPNILFPYVRALVSDLIQAGGFPPFFLQPINFEALYAETLRQRAQQGETQSLADSEPAGNA, from the coding sequence ATGTCCGACGTCACCAACAACGGCGCCACGGCGCCGGCCGAAGCCGCGGCTGGCCCCGCTTTCACCATCGAGAAGATCTACGTCAAGGACGTGTCCTTCGAGTCGCCGAACGCGCCGGCGGTGTTCAACGACAACGTGCAGCCGGAGCTGCAGCTCAACCTCAACCAGCGCGTGCAGCGCCTGAACGAGCAGGCCTTCGAAGTGGTGCTCGCGGTGACCCTGACCTGCACCGCCGCCGGCAAGACCGCGTACGTGGCCGAAGTGCAGCAGGCCGGCGTGTTCGGCCTGGTCGGCCTGGACCCGCAGGCGGTGGACGTGCTGCTCGGCACGCAGTGCCCGAACATCCTGTTCCCGTACGTGCGCGCGCTGGTCAGCGACCTGATCCAGGCCGGCGGCTTCCCGCCGTTCTTCCTGCAGCCGATCAACTTCGAAGCGCTGTATGCCGAGACCCTGCGCCAGCGCGCGCAGCAGGGCGAGACCCAGTCGCTGGCCGACTCGGAGCCGGCCGGCAACGCCTGA
- a CDS encoding NAD(P)H-dependent glycerol-3-phosphate dehydrogenase, whose protein sequence is MGDNAAKKIAVLGAGSWGTALAALVARHGFPTVLWGRDAAVAEAIGQRHENPRYLPQIPLPAALQATTDLAEAVRGADWILVVVPSHAFTETLRQLAPLRPPQAGVAWATKGFEPGSGRFLHEVAQEILGEDVPLAVVTGPSFAKEVALDLPTAVTVHGDAAFAQQVADAMHGPTFRAYTGDDMVGAELGGAMKNVLAVATGVADGMELGLNARAGLITRGLNEMLRLAAAIGAKPETLMGLAGLGDLVLTCTGDLSRNRRLGLALGRGQTLPDAVRAIGQVVESVQTADEVMRQAERHGIDLPISNAVRAVLHGELTPAAGLQQLLARERKPEYPTTLFS, encoded by the coding sequence ATGGGCGATAACGCCGCCAAGAAGATCGCCGTGCTCGGCGCCGGCTCCTGGGGCACCGCCCTGGCCGCGCTCGTCGCCCGGCACGGTTTCCCGACCGTGCTGTGGGGGCGCGACGCCGCCGTCGCCGAGGCGATCGGGCAGCGCCACGAGAACCCGCGCTACCTGCCGCAGATCCCGCTGCCGGCGGCGCTGCAGGCCACCACCGACCTGGCCGAGGCCGTGCGCGGCGCCGACTGGATCCTGGTGGTGGTGCCGTCGCACGCCTTCACCGAGACCTTGCGCCAGCTGGCGCCGCTGCGCCCGCCGCAGGCCGGCGTGGCCTGGGCGACCAAGGGCTTCGAACCGGGCTCCGGGCGCTTCCTGCACGAAGTCGCACAGGAAATCCTGGGCGAGGACGTGCCGCTGGCGGTGGTGACCGGGCCGTCGTTCGCCAAGGAAGTGGCGCTGGACCTGCCGACCGCGGTGACCGTGCACGGCGATGCCGCGTTCGCGCAGCAGGTCGCCGACGCGATGCACGGCCCCACCTTCCGCGCCTACACCGGCGACGACATGGTCGGCGCCGAGCTGGGCGGGGCGATGAAGAACGTGCTCGCGGTGGCCACCGGCGTGGCCGATGGCATGGAGCTGGGCTTGAACGCCCGCGCCGGCCTGATCACCCGCGGCCTCAACGAGATGCTGCGGCTGGCCGCGGCGATCGGCGCCAAGCCGGAAACGCTGATGGGCCTGGCCGGCCTCGGCGACCTGGTGCTGACCTGCACCGGCGACCTGTCGCGCAACCGGCGCCTGGGCCTGGCCCTGGGCCGCGGGCAGACCCTGCCCGACGCGGTCCGCGCGATCGGCCAGGTGGTCGAGTCGGTGCAGACCGCCGACGAGGTGATGCGCCAGGCCGAACGCCATGGCATCGACCTGCCGATCTCCAACGCGGTGCGCGCGGTACTGCACGGCGAGCTGACCCCGGCGGCGGGCCTGCAGCAGTTGCTGGCGCGCGAGCGCAAGCCCGAGTACCCGACCACGCTGTTCAGTTGA
- a CDS encoding Ax21 family protein has translation MKTSLLALGLLVALPFAASAAEGLSYNYVEGGYIKTDADGGDADGWAVKGSYAINPNFSVFGDFNRQKTDFGDVDVDQWRIGAGYNHEISTSTDLVTRVAYNRFDPEYGTKFNGYSAEVGIRTAFNPYLEVYALGGYEDYTKKDGINPDGEFYGRLGAQAKLNQNWGLSADLKMNRDGDKEWFVGPRFSW, from the coding sequence ATGAAGACTTCTCTGCTCGCTCTCGGCCTCCTGGTCGCTCTGCCGTTCGCTGCCTCCGCGGCCGAAGGCCTTTCCTACAATTACGTCGAAGGCGGCTACATCAAGACCGACGCCGACGGCGGCGACGCGGACGGCTGGGCCGTCAAGGGCTCCTACGCGATCAACCCGAACTTCAGCGTGTTCGGCGACTTCAACCGCCAGAAGACCGACTTCGGCGACGTCGACGTCGACCAGTGGCGCATCGGCGCCGGCTACAACCACGAGATCTCGACCAGCACCGACCTGGTGACCCGCGTGGCCTACAACCGCTTCGATCCGGAATACGGCACCAAGTTCAACGGCTACAGCGCCGAAGTGGGCATCCGTACCGCGTTCAACCCGTACCTCGAGGTGTATGCGCTGGGCGGCTACGAGGACTACACCAAGAAGGACGGCATCAACCCGGACGGCGAGTTCTACGGCCGCCTCGGCGCCCAGGCCAAGCTCAACCAGAACTGGGGCCTGAGCGCGGACCTGAAGATGAACCGCGACGGCGACAAGGAATGGTTCGTCGGCCCGCGCTTCAGCTGGTAA
- a CDS encoding tRNA (cytidine(34)-2'-O)-methyltransferase yields MTATPTLHVLLFQPEIPPNTGNAIRLCANTGAQLHLIEPLGFDLGDKQLKRAGLDYHEYARLQVHASLDAALQRIAPRRLFALSTRSTTRYDAPAFADGDAFLFGPETRGLPAEVLEQVPPAQRLRLPMRPHNRSLNLSNAVAVVVFEAWRQLGFPGAD; encoded by the coding sequence ATGACCGCCACGCCCACGCTGCATGTCCTGCTGTTCCAACCCGAAATACCGCCCAACACGGGCAATGCCATCCGCCTTTGCGCGAACACCGGCGCGCAGTTGCACCTGATCGAGCCGCTCGGCTTCGACCTCGGCGACAAGCAGCTCAAACGCGCCGGCCTGGATTACCACGAGTACGCACGCCTGCAGGTCCACGCTTCGCTGGACGCCGCGTTGCAGCGCATCGCCCCGCGCCGCCTGTTCGCGCTGAGCACCCGCAGCACGACCCGCTACGATGCGCCCGCCTTCGCCGACGGCGATGCGTTCCTGTTCGGCCCCGAGACCCGCGGCCTGCCCGCCGAGGTGCTGGAGCAGGTTCCGCCCGCGCAGCGCCTGCGCCTGCCGATGCGCCCGCACAACCGCAGCCTCAACCTGTCCAACGCGGTGGCGGTGGTGGTGTTCGAGGCCTGGCGGCAGTTGGGTTTCCCCGGCGCGGACTGA
- a CDS encoding M16 family metallopeptidase — protein MTVSIRPRGALLAIALSTALGALSYAPPSNAARQPAAAKVDIAFEQFTLPNGLRVVVHTDRKAPIVAVNLWYHVGAKDEPAGRTGFAHLFEHLMFQGSENHHGEFFEPFKQVGATDQNGTTNSDRTNYFENVPTTALDMALWMESDRMGHLLGAIDQAALDEQRGVVQNEKRQGENQPYGQAWDKLSRALYPKGHPYHHSVIGSMNDLNAASLADVKQWFRTWYGPNNAVLVLAGDIDVATAKEKVARYFGDIPAGPSMAQPPVDVAPRAESTRETMTDKVPQARIYRIWNVAQTGTEDIDRLQLLAQVLGGAKSSRLDRRLVHEDKLVDQVSAGAWPSQLGSSFGIIATVKQGVDPAKVEAVIDEELRKLLDKGPDKDELLRAKTAFRAGFVRGIERIGGFGGKADALAECAVFTGDPGCFRTSLATIESTRARDLKAVGRKWLGKGDHTLVVEPGERVALAEEPAVQPAPLNPPPVDPKYRTLPSVVDRSAGPPRTSQFPQLKFPALQRATLKNGTRLILAERHDVPVVQFSYEFPGGFSADQGRKSGTANFTMGMLDEGAGERDSLGFADAADTLGATLGAGASLDGSNAYLSALKENLAPSLALYADMLRRPRFEQKEIDRIKATWIAGIRQEKAQPNAVAMRVLPPLLYGDGHPYAIPFSGSGTEPAIAALQREDLVGFQRDWIRPEQATLIVVGDTTLAEVVPLLDAQFGDWKGEGTAPSLQAPAAVARPAKPRVYLIDQPGAVQANLFAAELVPPTTDASSIRFDTANGVLGGDFTSRLNMNLRENKHWSYGARSSASNALGQRPWSAAAPVQIDKTAPALQEMQKEISAFASGKAPPTAAEVERIRNIQTLSLPGAYETANAVLGAIGGIVRYGRPDDYVFKRKAEIEALTPAQVREAAATLDANALTWVVVGDLKQIERPVRALKLGEVTVIDADGKPQGAPAPVAPKR, from the coding sequence ATGACCGTGTCGATCCGCCCGCGTGGGGCGCTGCTGGCCATCGCCCTGTCCACCGCGCTCGGCGCGCTGAGCTACGCCCCGCCCTCGAATGCGGCAAGGCAGCCGGCCGCCGCGAAGGTGGACATCGCATTCGAGCAGTTCACCCTGCCCAACGGCCTGCGCGTGGTGGTGCATACCGACCGCAAGGCGCCGATCGTGGCGGTCAACCTCTGGTACCACGTCGGCGCCAAGGACGAGCCGGCCGGGCGCACCGGCTTCGCGCACCTGTTCGAGCACCTGATGTTCCAGGGCAGCGAGAACCACCACGGCGAATTCTTCGAACCGTTCAAGCAGGTCGGCGCCACCGACCAGAACGGCACCACCAACAGCGACCGCACCAACTATTTCGAGAACGTGCCGACCACCGCGCTGGACATGGCGCTCTGGATGGAATCCGACCGCATGGGCCACCTGCTCGGCGCCATCGACCAGGCCGCGCTCGACGAACAGCGTGGCGTGGTCCAGAACGAGAAGCGGCAGGGCGAGAACCAGCCCTACGGCCAGGCCTGGGACAAGCTGAGCCGCGCGCTGTATCCGAAGGGCCACCCGTACCACCACAGCGTGATCGGCTCGATGAACGACCTCAACGCCGCCTCGCTGGCCGACGTGAAGCAGTGGTTCCGCACCTGGTACGGGCCGAACAACGCGGTGCTGGTGCTGGCCGGCGACATCGACGTGGCCACCGCGAAAGAGAAGGTGGCGCGCTACTTCGGCGACATCCCGGCCGGGCCGAGCATGGCGCAGCCGCCGGTCGACGTGGCCCCGCGCGCCGAGTCCACCCGCGAGACGATGACCGACAAGGTGCCGCAGGCGCGCATCTACCGGATCTGGAACGTGGCCCAGACCGGCACCGAGGACATCGACCGCCTGCAGCTGCTGGCGCAGGTGCTGGGCGGGGCCAAGTCGTCGCGGCTGGACCGGCGGCTGGTGCACGAGGACAAGCTGGTCGACCAGGTCAGCGCCGGCGCCTGGCCGTCGCAGCTGGGGTCCAGCTTCGGCATCATCGCCACGGTGAAGCAGGGCGTGGATCCGGCCAAGGTCGAGGCGGTGATCGACGAGGAACTGCGCAAGCTGCTCGACAAGGGGCCGGACAAGGACGAACTGCTGCGCGCCAAGACCGCGTTCCGCGCCGGCTTCGTGCGCGGCATCGAGCGCATCGGCGGTTTCGGCGGCAAGGCCGATGCGCTGGCCGAGTGCGCGGTGTTCACCGGCGACCCCGGGTGCTTCCGCACCTCGCTGGCCACGATCGAGTCGACCCGCGCGCGCGACCTGAAGGCGGTGGGCCGCAAGTGGCTGGGCAAGGGCGACCACACCCTGGTGGTGGAGCCGGGCGAGCGCGTGGCGCTGGCCGAGGAGCCGGCGGTGCAGCCGGCGCCGCTGAACCCGCCGCCGGTCGATCCGAAGTACCGCACGCTGCCCAGCGTGGTCGACCGCAGCGCCGGTCCGCCCAGGACCAGCCAGTTCCCGCAACTGAAGTTCCCGGCGCTGCAGCGCGCCACGCTGAAGAACGGCACCCGGCTGATCCTGGCCGAGCGCCACGACGTGCCGGTGGTGCAGTTCAGCTACGAATTCCCGGGCGGCTTCAGCGCCGACCAGGGACGCAAGTCGGGCACCGCCAACTTCACCATGGGCATGCTCGACGAGGGCGCCGGCGAGCGCGACTCGCTCGGCTTCGCCGATGCCGCGGACACGCTGGGCGCCACGCTCGGCGCCGGCGCCTCGCTGGACGGCAGCAACGCCTACCTGTCGGCCTTGAAGGAGAACCTGGCGCCGTCGCTGGCGCTGTACGCCGACATGCTGCGGCGCCCGCGCTTCGAGCAGAAGGAGATCGACCGGATCAAGGCGACCTGGATCGCCGGCATCCGCCAGGAGAAGGCGCAGCCCAACGCGGTGGCGATGCGGGTGTTGCCGCCGCTGCTGTACGGCGACGGCCATCCGTACGCGATCCCGTTCAGCGGCAGCGGCACCGAGCCGGCGATCGCGGCGCTGCAGCGCGAGGACCTGGTCGGCTTCCAGCGCGACTGGATCCGCCCCGAGCAGGCCACCCTGATCGTGGTCGGCGACACCACCCTGGCCGAGGTGGTGCCGCTGCTGGACGCGCAGTTCGGCGACTGGAAGGGCGAGGGCACGGCGCCGTCGCTGCAGGCGCCGGCGGCGGTCGCGCGCCCGGCCAAGCCGCGGGTGTACCTGATCGACCAGCCGGGCGCGGTGCAGGCCAACCTGTTCGCCGCCGAGCTGGTGCCGCCGACCACCGATGCGTCCTCGATCCGCTTCGACACCGCCAATGGCGTGCTCGGCGGCGACTTCACCTCGCGGCTGAACATGAACCTGCGCGAGAACAAGCACTGGTCCTACGGCGCGCGCAGTTCCGCCTCCAACGCCCTGGGCCAGCGTCCGTGGTCGGCCGCCGCGCCGGTGCAGATCGACAAGACCGCGCCGGCGCTGCAGGAGATGCAGAAGGAGATCAGCGCCTTCGCCAGCGGCAAGGCGCCGCCGACCGCGGCCGAGGTGGAGCGCATCCGCAACATCCAGACCCTGAGCCTGCCCGGCGCCTACGAGACCGCCAACGCGGTGCTCGGCGCCATCGGCGGCATCGTCCGCTACGGGCGGCCCGACGACTACGTGTTCAAGCGCAAGGCCGAGATCGAGGCGCTGACCCCGGCGCAGGTGCGCGAGGCGGCGGCGACCCTGGATGCGAACGCGCTGACCTGGGTGGTGGTGGGCGACCTGAAGCAGATCGAGCGCCCGGTACGCGCGCTGAAGCTGGGCGAGGTGACGGTGATCGACGCCGACGGCAAGCCGCAGGGCGCGCCTGCGCCGGTCGCGCCCAAGCGCTGA
- a CDS encoding DUF4156 domain-containing protein, translating into MRLPIALCLLASLAACTWVPMAPEGKTVRVLPPGQAPAGCEKRGEVVVSVKSSVGFYQRNPLRVREELETLARNEAPGVGANTVQAMGEPADGDQRYAAYQCGAR; encoded by the coding sequence ATGCGCCTACCGATCGCCTTGTGCCTGCTCGCCAGTCTCGCCGCCTGCACCTGGGTGCCGATGGCGCCGGAAGGCAAGACCGTGCGCGTGCTGCCGCCAGGGCAGGCGCCGGCGGGCTGCGAGAAGCGCGGCGAGGTGGTGGTATCGGTGAAGAGCAGCGTGGGCTTCTACCAGCGCAACCCGCTGCGGGTGCGCGAGGAACTGGAGACCCTGGCGCGCAACGAGGCCCCGGGCGTCGGCGCCAACACGGTGCAGGCGATGGGCGAGCCGGCCGATGGCGACCAGCGCTATGCCGCCTATCAATGCGGCGCTCGCTGA
- a CDS encoding 3-oxoacyl-ACP synthase III, protein MLFNNVSIAGLAHIDAPHTLTSKQINERLQPTYDRLGIRTDVLGDIAGIHARRMWDADMQASDAATLAARKAMTDAGIDAGQVGLLVNTSVSRDYLEPSTASIVSGNLGVGEQCMTFDVANACLAFINGMDIAARMIERGEIDYALVVDGETANLVYEKTLERMTSPDVTAQEFRDELAALTLGCGAAAMVMARAELVPDAPRYRGGVTRSATEWNKLCRGNLDRMVTDTRLLLIEGIKLAQKTFIAARQALGWAVDELDQFVIHQVSLPHTQAFIKNFGIDPKKVMTIFGEHGNIGPASVPIVLSKLRELGRLKKGDRIALMGIGSGLNCSMAEVVW, encoded by the coding sequence ATGCTCTTCAACAATGTCTCCATCGCGGGACTGGCGCATATCGATGCGCCGCACACGCTGACCTCCAAGCAGATCAACGAACGCCTGCAACCGACCTACGACCGTCTCGGCATCCGCACCGACGTGCTCGGCGACATCGCCGGCATCCACGCGCGGCGCATGTGGGACGCGGACATGCAGGCGTCCGATGCGGCCACCCTGGCGGCGCGCAAGGCGATGACGGACGCGGGCATCGACGCCGGCCAGGTCGGGCTGCTGGTCAATACCTCGGTCAGCCGCGACTACCTGGAGCCGTCCACCGCCAGCATCGTCTCCGGCAACCTGGGCGTGGGCGAGCAGTGCATGACCTTCGACGTCGCCAATGCCTGCCTGGCCTTCATCAACGGCATGGACATCGCGGCGCGGATGATCGAGCGCGGCGAGATCGACTATGCGCTGGTGGTGGACGGCGAAACCGCCAACCTGGTGTACGAGAAGACCCTGGAGCGGATGACCTCGCCGGACGTGACCGCGCAGGAATTCCGCGACGAGCTGGCCGCGCTGACCCTGGGCTGCGGCGCCGCGGCGATGGTGATGGCGCGCGCCGAGCTGGTCCCGGACGCGCCGCGCTACCGCGGCGGCGTGACCCGCTCGGCCACCGAGTGGAACAAGCTGTGCCGGGGCAACCTGGACCGCATGGTCACCGATACCCGGCTGTTGCTGATCGAGGGCATCAAGCTGGCGCAGAAGACCTTCATCGCCGCCAGGCAGGCGCTGGGCTGGGCGGTGGACGAGCTGGACCAGTTCGTGATCCACCAGGTCAGCCTGCCGCACACCCAGGCCTTCATCAAGAACTTCGGCATCGACCCGAAGAAGGTGATGACCATCTTCGGCGAGCACGGCAACATCGGCCCGGCCAGCGTGCCGATCGTGCTGAGCAAGCTGCGCGAGCTGGGGCGCCTGAAGAAGGGCGACCGGATTGCGCTGATGGGCATCGGCTCGGGCCTGAACTGCTCGATGGCCGAGGTGGTCTGGTAA
- the fic gene encoding protein adenylyltransferase Fic — MTDAAMEDVSTFKAEFPYNDLPLLPPTGDIETRSLLKACINARTALAELKQATALLPNPTVLINTIPILEAQASSEIENIVTTTDDLFRYADDQDKAQKPATKEALRYRSALYEGFQSLQQRPLCTDTAVVVCSRIKAVQMQIRRVPGTALANDQTQQVIYTPPVGETLLRDKLANWERFIHEHTDIDPLIRMAVAHYQFEAIHPFTDGNGRTGRVLNLLMLIEQGLLDLPVLYLSRYIIRHRSDYYRLLLDVTRHGRWADWIQYMLSAVAETAAWTTAKIQAIRGLEAQARDYIRSHAPKAYSRELVEVIFNQPYCRIQNVVDVVGVTRQTAARQLKELVEIGVLQEQRLGKEKLFLHPAFLRLLSNDDHHLPAYRVAAPDEESVA; from the coding sequence ATGACTGACGCAGCCATGGAAGATGTGTCGACGTTCAAGGCCGAGTTCCCGTACAACGATCTCCCGTTGCTTCCGCCCACGGGAGACATCGAGACACGGAGCCTGCTCAAGGCCTGCATCAATGCCCGCACCGCGTTGGCCGAGCTGAAACAGGCCACTGCGCTGTTGCCTAATCCCACCGTGTTGATCAACACGATTCCAATCCTCGAGGCTCAGGCCAGTTCGGAGATCGAGAACATCGTCACCACGACGGACGACCTGTTCCGCTACGCCGACGATCAGGACAAGGCACAGAAGCCCGCCACCAAGGAGGCATTGCGCTACCGCAGTGCTCTCTATGAAGGTTTCCAGTCGTTGCAGCAGCGCCCCCTCTGCACGGATACCGCGGTCGTCGTCTGCAGCCGCATCAAGGCGGTGCAGATGCAGATCCGCCGCGTCCCCGGTACGGCCCTGGCCAACGACCAGACCCAGCAGGTCATCTATACCCCGCCAGTGGGCGAAACGCTGCTGCGCGACAAGCTGGCCAACTGGGAGCGCTTCATCCACGAGCACACCGACATCGACCCGCTGATTCGCATGGCGGTCGCGCACTACCAGTTCGAAGCCATCCACCCCTTCACCGACGGCAACGGACGCACCGGGCGTGTGCTGAACCTGCTGATGCTGATCGAGCAGGGGTTGCTCGACCTGCCGGTGCTGTATCTGTCGCGCTACATCATCCGCCACCGCAGCGACTATTACCGCCTGCTGCTGGACGTGACCCGGCATGGTCGCTGGGCCGACTGGATCCAGTACATGCTCAGCGCCGTGGCCGAGACGGCTGCATGGACCACGGCCAAGATCCAGGCGATCCGCGGGTTGGAGGCGCAGGCCCGCGACTACATCCGCAGCCATGCGCCCAAGGCCTATAGCCGAGAGCTGGTGGAGGTGATCTTCAACCAGCCCTACTGTCGCATCCAGAACGTCGTGGACGTGGTGGGCGTGACCCGGCAGACCGCTGCGCGTCAGCTGAAGGAGTTGGTGGAGATTGGCGTGTTGCAGGAGCAGCGCCTGGGCAAGGAAAAGCTGTTCCTGCACCCTGCGTTTCTGCGCCTGCTCTCCAATGACGACCATCATCTGCCTGCCTACCGCGTGGCTGCGCCTGACGAGGAATCCGTGGCGTGA
- a CDS encoding alpha/beta fold hydrolase translates to MNYPGYPFTPQRFQVRPGLAMSYLDEGPRDGEVVLMLHGNPSWSYLWRHLVTGLSDRYRCIVPDHIGMGLSDKPDDAPGAQPGYDYTLQSRVDDLDALLRHLGIDGPVTLAVHDWGGMIGFGWALSHHAQVKRLVITNTAAFPLPAAKPMPWQIAMGRHWRPGEWFIRTFNAFSSGASWLGVSRRMPADVRRAYVAPYDSWANRISTIRFMQDIPLSPADKAWSLLERSAQALPSFADRPAFIGWGLRDICFDHHFLAGFRQALPQAEVMAFEDANHYVLEDKHEVLVPAIRRFLDTHPF, encoded by the coding sequence ATGAACTACCCCGGCTACCCCTTCACCCCGCAGCGCTTCCAGGTCCGTCCGGGGCTGGCGATGTCCTACCTCGACGAAGGCCCGCGCGACGGCGAGGTGGTGCTGATGCTGCACGGCAATCCGTCGTGGAGCTACCTGTGGCGGCATCTGGTGACCGGCCTGTCGGACCGCTACCGCTGCATCGTGCCCGACCACATCGGCATGGGCCTGTCGGACAAGCCGGACGATGCGCCGGGCGCGCAGCCGGGCTACGACTACACGCTGCAGTCGCGGGTGGACGATCTCGATGCGCTGCTGCGGCACCTGGGCATCGACGGGCCGGTGACGCTGGCGGTGCACGACTGGGGCGGCATGATCGGCTTCGGCTGGGCGCTGTCGCACCACGCGCAGGTCAAGCGGCTGGTGATCACCAACACCGCCGCGTTCCCGCTGCCGGCGGCCAAGCCGATGCCGTGGCAGATCGCGATGGGCCGGCACTGGCGCCCCGGCGAGTGGTTCATCCGCACCTTCAATGCGTTCTCCTCCGGCGCCTCGTGGCTGGGCGTGTCGCGGCGCATGCCGGCGGACGTGCGCCGCGCCTACGTGGCGCCCTACGACAGCTGGGCCAACCGCATTTCCACGATCCGCTTCATGCAGGACATCCCGCTGTCGCCGGCCGACAAGGCCTGGTCGCTGCTGGAACGCTCGGCGCAGGCGCTGCCGTCGTTCGCCGACCGCCCGGCCTTCATCGGCTGGGGCCTGCGCGACATCTGCTTCGACCATCACTTCCTGGCCGGCTTCCGCCAGGCGCTGCCGCAGGCCGAGGTGATGGCGTTCGAGGATGCCAACCACTACGTGCTCGAAGACAAGCACGAGGTGCTGGTGCCGGCGATCCGCAGGTTCCTGGACACGCATCCGTTCTAG